Proteins encoded in a region of the Variovorax sp. PAMC 28711 genome:
- a CDS encoding amidohydrolase family protein, with protein sequence MISNALLLRNVRPAGAAAVDVWVRDGRIAAVGPALPAPPDTPIEEGGGALLLPGLVEGHTHLDKTMWGLDWYANSVGAQLTDRIDNERAFRHASGHDAGAQSLALAKAFLALGTTRIRTHVDIDTQAGLQHLEGTLRTRDAMRDVQEIQIVAFPQSGLLLRDGTAALLDAALAQGADVLGGLDPCAIDGDPVRSLDVLFGIAERHGKPLDIHLHEPGAMGAFSLGLILDRTEALGMQGKVAISHGFCLGDLAALERDALLARMAALGVVLITSAPPSRSVPPLMVCRQAGVTVLGGNDGIRDTWTPYGKPDMLERAMLIGLRYNLRRDDELAVALDCVTYAGARGCGFADYGLVPGDRADLVLVDAQTNAHAVVERPVRKLVIAAGRVVARAGVLT encoded by the coding sequence ATGATTTCCAACGCACTGTTGCTTCGCAATGTTCGCCCGGCCGGTGCCGCAGCAGTCGATGTATGGGTGCGAGACGGGCGCATCGCTGCCGTCGGCCCCGCGCTGCCCGCACCGCCTGATACGCCGATCGAAGAGGGTGGCGGCGCGCTGCTGCTGCCCGGTCTCGTCGAAGGTCACACGCACCTGGACAAGACGATGTGGGGCCTCGACTGGTACGCGAATTCCGTCGGCGCGCAACTGACCGATCGCATCGACAACGAACGCGCGTTTCGCCATGCAAGCGGACACGATGCGGGCGCGCAATCGCTCGCGCTGGCCAAAGCGTTTCTCGCGCTCGGCACCACGCGGATTCGCACGCATGTCGACATCGATACGCAGGCCGGCCTGCAACACCTCGAAGGCACCTTGCGCACGCGCGACGCGATGCGCGATGTGCAGGAAATCCAGATCGTCGCGTTTCCGCAGTCTGGCTTGCTGCTGCGCGATGGAACGGCGGCACTGCTCGACGCCGCACTGGCACAGGGCGCCGACGTGCTGGGCGGACTCGACCCGTGCGCGATCGACGGCGATCCGGTGCGCTCGCTCGACGTGCTCTTCGGCATCGCGGAACGCCACGGCAAGCCGCTCGACATCCACTTGCACGAACCCGGCGCGATGGGTGCCTTCTCGCTGGGCCTGATCCTCGACCGGACCGAAGCGCTCGGCATGCAGGGCAAGGTCGCGATCAGCCACGGCTTTTGCCTCGGCGATCTGGCGGCGCTGGAGCGTGACGCGCTGCTCGCACGCATGGCCGCGCTCGGCGTGGTGCTCATCACCAGCGCCCCGCCATCACGCAGCGTGCCGCCGCTCATGGTGTGTCGACAGGCGGGGGTGACCGTGCTCGGCGGCAACGACGGCATCCGCGACACCTGGACGCCCTACGGCAAGCCCGACATGCTGGAGCGCGCCATGCTGATCGGCCTGCGCTACAACCTGCGCCGCGACGACGAGTTGGCCGTGGCGCTGGATTGTGTGACGTATGCAGGCGCCCGCGGGTGCGGCTTCGCTGACTACGGGCTCGTGCCCGGCGACCGCGCCGATCTGGTTCTGGTCGACGCACAAACAAATGCGCACGCGGTCGTGGAGCGACCGGTGCGCAAGTTGGTGATTGCCGCCGGCCGCGTGGTGGCGCGTGCCGGCGTACTGACTTAA
- a CDS encoding GntR family transcriptional regulator, with the protein MSALFSSSVSADKPGALRPIRLTTVTPAEQIAQHLGQAILQGKFAPGERIGEQAIADLFSVSRGPVRDALRELDKQGLVEISPRRGAFVVHLVLNDVVDIFNIRGTMMGLAARYLASRPDAAAFETLDARLDELRQLAGEDDTSLVEFVKAVGRMGTGLILHCGNRQLASTYRNLPHDAIWQMLWVHSKPLDYERAARRIESLQGYERLLAAIRAGDADAAEAGMRRIVSESCQEVIAHMRLTRAEPFDDFRLHVV; encoded by the coding sequence ATGTCTGCGCTCTTTTCGTCCTCCGTTTCCGCCGACAAGCCTGGGGCCTTGCGCCCGATCCGGCTGACCACCGTCACGCCCGCGGAACAGATCGCGCAACACCTCGGCCAGGCCATCCTCCAGGGGAAATTCGCGCCGGGCGAGCGCATCGGCGAGCAGGCGATCGCCGATCTGTTTTCAGTGAGCCGCGGCCCGGTGCGCGATGCACTGCGCGAACTCGACAAGCAGGGCCTCGTCGAAATCTCGCCGCGGCGTGGGGCCTTTGTCGTGCATCTCGTGCTGAACGATGTCGTCGACATCTTCAACATCCGCGGCACGATGATGGGCCTGGCCGCGCGCTACCTGGCCAGCCGGCCCGATGCGGCGGCGTTCGAGACGCTCGATGCTCGGCTGGACGAGTTGAGGCAGCTCGCCGGCGAGGACGACACCTCGCTCGTCGAGTTCGTCAAGGCCGTGGGCCGCATGGGCACGGGGCTGATCCTGCATTGCGGCAACCGGCAGCTCGCATCGACCTATCGCAACTTGCCGCACGACGCCATCTGGCAGATGCTGTGGGTGCACAGCAAGCCACTCGACTACGAGCGCGCGGCACGGCGCATCGAAAGCCTGCAGGGCTACGAGCGCTTGCTGGCGGCCATTCGCGCCGGCGATGCCGATGCCGCGGAGGCCGGCATGCGGCGCATCGTGAGCGAGTCCTGTCAGGAGGTGATCGCGCACATGCGCCTCACGCGGGCAGAACCCTTCGACGACTTTCGACTTCACGTGGTGTAG
- a CDS encoding acyl-CoA carboxylase subunit beta, protein MSWRASVEELNHRRALVARMGAPEKVERQRAAGKLNVRERIDLLLDEGSFREIGSITGRAQYDADGKLVDLASSNFIFGSGRIDARPVVVAADDFTVRGGAADGSTGGKMSASEQMACELRMPLVRLIDGGGGSIRTVEELGRTYVPANPAWEWVVRNLETVPVASLVLGSIGGFASARAVASHYSVMVRGTTHMFIAGPAVVTRTGDTYTKDELGSPELHAKAGAVDDIADSEADAMARAARFLSYLPGSVYELPPRGPCSDPVDRCDDHLIDIVPTDRRKVYKMREILAKTLDEGSFFEMGSRFGRSAITGLARLDGYPVAVFASDPYHYGGAWTADTAQKVKRFVDMAETFHLPVVHFVDIPGFLIGLEAEQAATIRHGASVLSAIYQATVPWCSILVRKVFGVAGAAHSNATRFRYRYAWPSGDWGSIPLEGGIEAAYRSDIAASPDPAAALAEITARLEAVRSPFRTSEAFGVEEIIDPRQTRPLLCEFAENAQRLLRPEPTRVQYRP, encoded by the coding sequence ATGTCCTGGCGTGCGAGTGTCGAAGAGCTGAATCACCGCCGCGCTCTCGTGGCGCGCATGGGTGCACCCGAGAAGGTCGAACGCCAGCGCGCTGCGGGCAAGCTCAATGTGCGTGAGCGCATCGACCTGCTGCTGGACGAGGGCTCGTTCCGCGAAATCGGCTCCATCACCGGCCGCGCGCAGTACGACGCCGACGGCAAGCTGGTCGACCTCGCCTCCTCCAACTTCATCTTCGGGAGCGGCCGCATCGACGCGCGGCCCGTGGTCGTCGCGGCCGACGATTTCACCGTGCGCGGCGGCGCGGCCGATGGCTCGACAGGCGGCAAGATGTCGGCGTCCGAGCAGATGGCCTGCGAGCTGCGCATGCCACTGGTGCGGCTCATCGACGGCGGCGGCGGCTCGATCCGCACCGTCGAGGAACTCGGTCGCACCTACGTGCCCGCCAACCCCGCCTGGGAATGGGTGGTGCGCAATCTCGAAACGGTGCCGGTGGCGTCGCTGGTGCTCGGCTCGATCGGCGGCTTCGCCTCGGCGCGCGCGGTGGCGAGCCACTACTCGGTGATGGTGCGCGGCACCACGCACATGTTCATCGCCGGCCCGGCGGTCGTCACCCGGACCGGTGACACCTACACCAAGGACGAGCTGGGCTCGCCCGAGCTGCATGCGAAAGCCGGCGCGGTGGACGACATTGCCGACAGCGAAGCCGATGCGATGGCACGGGCCGCGCGCTTTCTTTCTTACCTGCCGGGGTCGGTCTACGAACTGCCGCCGCGCGGACCGTGCAGCGACCCGGTGGACCGCTGTGACGATCACCTCATCGACATCGTGCCGACCGACCGCCGCAAGGTCTACAAGATGCGAGAGATCCTCGCGAAGACGCTCGATGAGGGCAGCTTCTTCGAGATGGGTTCGCGCTTTGGCCGCTCGGCCATCACCGGCCTCGCGCGGCTCGACGGCTACCCGGTCGCGGTCTTCGCAAGCGACCCGTACCACTACGGCGGCGCCTGGACGGCCGACACGGCGCAGAAGGTGAAGCGCTTCGTCGACATGGCCGAGACCTTCCACCTGCCGGTGGTGCACTTTGTCGACATCCCGGGCTTCCTCATCGGGCTCGAAGCCGAACAGGCCGCCACCATCCGCCATGGCGCCAGCGTGCTCAGCGCAATCTACCAGGCCACCGTGCCGTGGTGCTCGATTCTCGTGCGCAAGGTGTTCGGCGTGGCCGGCGCGGCGCACAGCAACGCCACGCGCTTTCGCTATCGCTATGCGTGGCCGTCGGGCGACTGGGGCTCGATCCCGCTCGAAGGCGGCATCGAGGCCGCCTACCGCAGCGACATCGCGGCCTCGCCCGATCCGGCCGCGGCGCTCGCCGAAATCACCGCGCGGCTCGAAGCCGTGCGCTCGCCGTTTCGCACCTCCGAGGCGTTCGGCGTCGAGGAAATCATCGACCCGCGCCAGACACGTCCGCTGCTCTGCGAGTTCGCCGAAAACGCGCAGCGCCTGCTGCGCCCCGAACCCACGCGCGTGCAATACCGCCCCTGA
- a CDS encoding ABC transporter ATP-binding protein, translating to MNEPLLALRDVTIAFRTSLGELPVTRKVAFEIGRGERVGLVGESGCGKTVTGLSIMRLLPPDVARIHGRIDFEGKDLASLPERQMRAVRGRDIAMIFQEPMSALDPVFTVGTQIAEAWLAHNPGNVAEAKERAIKALAQVGIPLPARRYDEYPHQLSGGMRQRVMIAMAIICEPKLLIADEPTTALDVTVQAQIMDLLRDLSERTGTAMLFITHDLGVVAETCTRMLTMYAGEVVEDAAVDDALTRPRHPYTSGLLRSLPRLTERHARLSSIPGRVPSPSAMPAGCRYRARCEHAMPACEAEQSLLKISGAEAQPRWARCIRAEELELGGAVAR from the coding sequence ATGAACGAACCCCTGCTGGCCCTGCGCGACGTGACGATCGCGTTTCGCACCTCGCTCGGCGAGCTGCCGGTGACGCGCAAGGTGGCGTTCGAGATCGGCCGCGGCGAGCGCGTCGGCCTGGTCGGCGAAAGCGGCTGTGGCAAGACGGTGACCGGCCTGTCGATCATGCGGTTGCTGCCGCCCGACGTGGCGCGCATCCACGGCCGCATCGACTTCGAAGGCAAGGACCTCGCGAGCCTGCCCGAGCGCCAGATGCGCGCCGTGCGCGGCCGCGACATCGCGATGATCTTCCAGGAGCCGATGAGCGCGCTCGACCCGGTGTTCACCGTCGGCACGCAGATCGCCGAAGCCTGGCTCGCGCACAACCCCGGCAACGTGGCCGAGGCGAAGGAGCGCGCGATCAAGGCGCTGGCGCAAGTCGGCATCCCGCTGCCGGCGCGCCGCTACGACGAATACCCGCACCAGTTGTCGGGCGGCATGCGCCAGCGCGTGATGATCGCGATGGCCATCATCTGCGAGCCCAAGCTGCTCATCGCCGACGAGCCCACCACTGCGCTCGACGTGACCGTACAGGCGCAAATCATGGACCTGCTGCGCGACCTGAGCGAGCGCACCGGCACCGCCATGCTCTTCATCACGCACGACCTCGGCGTGGTGGCCGAAACCTGCACGCGCATGCTGACGATGTACGCCGGCGAAGTGGTTGAAGATGCTGCAGTCGACGACGCGCTGACCCGCCCGCGCCACCCGTACACCTCCGGCCTCTTGCGTTCGCTGCCGCGCCTGACCGAGCGGCACGCACGACTCAGTTCGATCCCCGGTCGCGTGCCGTCGCCTTCCGCCATGCCGGCCGGTTGCCGTTACCGGGCGCGCTGCGAACATGCGATGCCCGCCTGCGAGGCCGAACAAAGCCTGCTGAAAATCAGCGGCGCCGAAGCGCAGCCGCGCTGGGCGCGCTGCATTCGCGCCGAAGAACTCGAACTCGGCGGAGCGGTCGCGCGATGA
- a CDS encoding ABC transporter ATP-binding protein, whose product MSTQAVIEVRDLRVLFPTHDRSQTVKAVDGVSFDVHPGETFGIIGESGSGKTTLGRALVSLVPPTEGTVLRGGVDPKQLSRSELQAHRRDYQIVFQDPHSALNPRLRIIDSAMEPLQASGSKDHAANRRAALEALARVGISEEMSQRYPHQLSGGQKQRANIARVLTLRPKLIVCDEVVAALDVSIRGDILNLFADLQREFGLTYVFITHDLSVVSHISDRIAVTYLGRFMELGPNEGVTEKPLHPYTEALLSAEPIPLPSHLRTQRRITLEGEIPSPVDPPSGCRFRTRCPYAAPRCASEVPALRELRPQHWVACHYATEAGPPSATATV is encoded by the coding sequence ATGAGCACGCAAGCCGTCATCGAGGTGCGCGACCTGCGGGTGCTGTTCCCCACGCACGATCGCTCGCAGACCGTGAAGGCCGTCGATGGGGTGAGCTTCGACGTGCATCCAGGCGAGACCTTCGGGATCATCGGCGAGTCGGGCTCCGGCAAGACCACGCTCGGCCGTGCGCTGGTGTCGCTGGTGCCGCCCACTGAAGGGACGGTGCTGCGCGGCGGCGTCGACCCGAAGCAGCTGTCGCGCAGCGAACTGCAGGCGCACCGGCGCGATTACCAGATCGTGTTCCAGGACCCGCACTCGGCGCTGAATCCGCGGCTGCGCATCATCGATTCGGCGATGGAACCGCTGCAGGCTTCCGGCAGCAAAGACCATGCCGCCAACCGGCGCGCCGCGCTCGAAGCGCTGGCCCGCGTGGGCATTTCCGAAGAGATGTCGCAGCGCTATCCGCACCAGCTCTCAGGCGGCCAGAAGCAGCGCGCCAACATCGCGCGCGTGCTCACCTTGCGGCCCAAGCTGATCGTGTGCGACGAGGTGGTCGCGGCGCTCGACGTGTCGATCCGCGGCGACATCCTGAATCTCTTCGCCGACCTGCAGCGCGAGTTCGGTCTGACCTACGTGTTCATCACGCACGACCTCTCGGTGGTTTCGCACATCAGCGACCGCATCGCGGTGACCTACCTCGGCCGCTTCATGGAGCTGGGGCCGAACGAAGGCGTGACCGAGAAGCCGCTGCACCCGTACACCGAAGCGCTGCTGTCGGCCGAGCCGATCCCGCTGCCGTCGCACCTGCGCACGCAGCGCCGCATCACGCTCGAAGGCGAGATCCCGAGCCCGGTCGATCCGCCGTCGGGCTGCCGGTTCCGCACGCGTTGCCCATACGCCGCCCCGCGCTGCGCGAGCGAAGTGCCGGCGCTGCGCGAGCTGCGGCCGCAGCATTGGGTGGCCTGCCACTACGCGACGGAAGCCGGGCCGCCGTCGGCCACCGCGACCGTCTGA
- a CDS encoding ABC transporter substrate-binding protein, which yields MSHAQDDTVSTIPPSAFRRRDALGLIGLAFGATLGLPAFAQPAPKKGGILKIANPANPSSLDPATGGAGSDHPILWTLYDTLVEWDYATLKPKPGMAEWSFPDGNTMVLNLKPGIKFHDGTPCDAEAVKWNLDRNRGDATSNLKADLASITATAVVNPTQVKLTLSQPDAALPAILSDRSGMMVSPTAQKAAGNEFNRKPVGAGPWKFVSWADNTKVVVTRHTEYWRPGMPYLDGIEFSIIPELATGLRSVVSKQNDLAYQLAARYKPIIAREKSLKLVTGPTLYCIQLYFNFSRAPLDNPKLRQAINFALNRDTFVKATLEGAGEPARMNLPSTHWAYDKSVAALYPHDLAKAKKLMAEAGLSGGIDLTIGGYTDQDSVRRGEIVMEQLGKIGVRLKFTNGTIPEISGQFFGTEKKFDVLLSAWTGRPDPSMSYSLMYAKGAYYNAGRSEFSPELSALLQESRSKEDLEFRKGVFAKIQRLVMENALVAPLAFQYELDAIAGNVQGYVPNLLGKPKFNNVSLAS from the coding sequence ATGAGCCACGCACAAGACGACACGGTTTCGACGATTCCCCCCAGCGCGTTCCGGCGCCGCGATGCGCTGGGCCTCATCGGCCTGGCGTTCGGCGCCACGCTCGGCCTGCCGGCCTTCGCGCAGCCCGCGCCGAAGAAAGGCGGCATCCTGAAAATCGCCAACCCGGCAAATCCGTCGAGCCTCGACCCGGCGACGGGCGGTGCGGGCTCCGACCACCCGATCCTGTGGACCCTGTACGACACGCTGGTGGAGTGGGACTACGCCACGCTCAAGCCGAAGCCCGGCATGGCCGAGTGGAGCTTTCCCGACGGCAACACGATGGTGCTGAACCTCAAGCCGGGCATCAAGTTCCACGACGGCACGCCGTGCGACGCCGAAGCCGTGAAATGGAACCTCGACCGCAACCGCGGCGACGCCACCTCGAACCTGAAGGCCGACCTGGCCAGCATCACCGCCACCGCCGTCGTCAACCCGACGCAGGTCAAGCTCACGCTGAGCCAGCCCGATGCCGCGCTGCCGGCCATCCTGTCGGACCGCTCGGGAATGATGGTCTCGCCGACCGCGCAGAAGGCCGCGGGCAACGAGTTCAACCGCAAGCCGGTCGGCGCCGGCCCGTGGAAGTTCGTGAGCTGGGCCGACAACACGAAGGTGGTCGTCACGCGGCACACCGAATACTGGCGCCCTGGCATGCCGTACCTCGACGGCATCGAGTTCTCGATCATTCCGGAGCTGGCCACCGGCCTGCGTTCGGTGGTGTCCAAACAGAACGACCTGGCCTACCAGCTGGCCGCGCGGTACAAGCCGATCATCGCGCGCGAGAAGTCGCTCAAGCTGGTGACGGGACCGACGCTTTACTGCATCCAGCTCTATTTCAATTTCTCGCGTGCGCCGCTCGACAACCCGAAGCTGCGCCAGGCCATCAACTTCGCGTTGAATCGCGACACGTTCGTCAAGGCCACGCTCGAGGGCGCCGGCGAGCCCGCGCGCATGAATCTACCCAGCACGCATTGGGCATACGACAAGAGCGTCGCCGCGCTGTACCCGCACGACCTTGCAAAGGCCAAAAAGCTGATGGCGGAGGCCGGGCTTTCCGGTGGCATCGACCTGACGATCGGTGGCTACACCGACCAGGATTCGGTGCGCCGCGGCGAAATCGTGATGGAGCAACTCGGCAAGATCGGCGTGCGCCTGAAGTTCACGAACGGCACGATCCCCGAGATCAGCGGCCAGTTCTTCGGCACCGAGAAGAAGTTCGACGTGCTGCTGTCGGCCTGGACCGGCCGACCCGATCCAAGCATGAGCTACTCACTCATGTATGCCAAGGGCGCCTACTACAACGCCGGGCGCAGCGAGTTTTCGCCCGAGCTGTCGGCGCTGCTGCAGGAAAGCCGTTCGAAAGAAGACCTCGAGTTCCGCAAGGGCGTGTTCGCGAAGATCCAGCGCCTTGTGATGGAGAACGCGCTGGTGGCGCCGTTGGCCTTTCAGTACGAGCTCGACGCGATCGCCGGCAACGTGCAGGGCTACGTGCCCAACCTGCTCGGCAAGCCGAAGTTCAACAACGTGTCGCTCGCGAGCTGA
- a CDS encoding ABC transporter permease, producing the protein MGTSASTGTTAAAPGQPLRQLWRRVRRNLLARRLLQALPVLLFATFVVFGLLKLVPGDIAVALAGDNASDARLAEIRTLYGLDKPFLVQYGNWLWHAAQFDLSKSLMSGESVATSIARCLPNTALIVCMALLIALVVGIPLGMLAAAKRNSWIDGFVMTIASLGVAVPNFWLAMVLIALFALELNWLPATGSASLSQAPVDALKHALLPALAIAAGGIAEVSRQLRSSLVDILSSQQVRTLHAKGLSPMSILWKHGLKNVGVNLLTVVTLLANRMLAATVVIEAVFAIPGMGGLIVQGALSRDFPVVQGVVFVMVLIVITINLIADLMYGVIDPRVK; encoded by the coding sequence ATGGGCACGAGCGCGAGCACCGGCACGACCGCCGCGGCACCCGGGCAGCCGCTGCGGCAGCTGTGGCGCCGCGTTCGCCGCAACCTGCTCGCGCGCCGGCTCCTGCAGGCGCTGCCGGTGCTGCTGTTCGCCACCTTCGTGGTGTTCGGCCTGCTCAAGCTGGTGCCCGGCGACATCGCCGTCGCGCTGGCGGGCGACAACGCGAGCGATGCGCGCCTGGCCGAGATCCGGACCCTCTACGGCCTGGACAAACCCTTTCTCGTGCAATACGGCAACTGGCTCTGGCACGCGGCGCAGTTCGACCTGTCGAAGTCGCTGATGTCGGGCGAATCGGTCGCGACGTCGATCGCGCGCTGCCTTCCCAACACCGCGCTCATCGTCTGCATGGCGTTGCTGATCGCGCTGGTGGTGGGCATCCCGCTCGGCATGCTGGCTGCGGCCAAGCGCAACAGCTGGATCGACGGCTTCGTGATGACCATCGCGTCGCTCGGCGTCGCGGTGCCCAACTTCTGGCTCGCAATGGTGCTCATCGCCCTCTTCGCGCTGGAACTCAACTGGCTGCCCGCCACCGGATCGGCTTCGCTGAGCCAGGCACCGGTCGATGCGCTGAAACACGCGCTGCTGCCGGCACTGGCGATCGCCGCCGGCGGCATCGCCGAAGTCTCGCGCCAACTGCGCAGTTCGCTGGTCGACATTCTTTCTTCGCAACAGGTGCGCACGCTGCACGCCAAGGGCCTGTCGCCAATGAGCATCCTCTGGAAGCACGGGCTGAAGAACGTGGGCGTCAACCTGCTCACCGTCGTCACGCTGCTGGCCAATCGCATGCTGGCGGCCACCGTGGTGATCGAGGCCGTGTTCGCGATTCCGGGCATGGGCGGCCTCATCGTGCAGGGCGCGTTGTCGCGCGACTTTCCGGTGGTGCAGGGCGTGGTGTTCGTGATGGTGCTGATCGTCATCACGATCAACCTCATCGCCGACCTGATGTACGGCGTCATCGATCCAAGGGTGAAGTAG
- a CDS encoding ABC transporter permease — translation METSRTTRFLRWLKSDIRAALSLAFLLLLLLLSVSATWIAPYVPSAQNLSDTLQPISSAHWLGTDDLGRDILSRMIHGAPMTLYASLLAVSVAIVLGVPIGLLAGYLGGWFDELVGRLIDTLLSFPAIVLAIAVTGALGIGLTNAMISVGIVFAPQLARIVRARTLVVKQELYVDAARCFGAPMHSILWRHVLPNTIQPVIVQITLLLAGALLAEASLSFLGLGIQPPDASWGAMLARAYQNMELAPEQMYAPGLAILFTALAFNTLGESLRVALDPTRKQL, via the coding sequence ATGGAAACCTCCCGGACCACCCGCTTCCTGCGCTGGCTGAAGAGCGACATCCGCGCCGCGCTCAGCCTGGCCTTCCTGTTGCTCCTGCTGCTGCTGTCGGTGTCGGCGACGTGGATCGCGCCGTATGTGCCAAGCGCGCAGAACCTCAGCGATACGCTGCAACCCATTTCCAGTGCGCACTGGCTGGGCACCGACGACCTGGGCCGCGACATCCTGAGCCGCATGATCCACGGCGCGCCGATGACGCTGTATGCGAGCCTGCTGGCCGTGAGCGTGGCGATCGTGCTGGGCGTGCCGATCGGCCTGCTCGCCGGCTACCTGGGTGGCTGGTTCGACGAGCTGGTAGGTCGCCTCATCGACACGCTGCTGTCGTTCCCGGCCATCGTGCTGGCGATCGCGGTCACGGGGGCACTCGGCATCGGGCTCACCAACGCGATGATTTCGGTGGGCATCGTCTTCGCGCCTCAGCTCGCGCGCATCGTGCGGGCCCGCACGCTGGTGGTGAAGCAGGAGCTCTACGTCGATGCCGCGCGCTGCTTCGGCGCGCCGATGCACAGCATCCTGTGGCGTCACGTGCTGCCCAACACGATCCAGCCGGTGATCGTGCAGATCACGCTGCTGCTGGCGGGCGCGCTGCTGGCCGAGGCGAGCCTGAGCTTTCTCGGGCTCGGCATCCAGCCGCCCGACGCGAGCTGGGGCGCCATGCTGGCGCGCGCCTACCAGAACATGGAACTCGCGCCGGAGCAGATGTATGCGCCGGGCCTCGCGATTCTCTTCACGGCGCTGGCGTTCAACACGCTGGGCGAGTCGCTGCGCGTCGCGCTCGATCCGACCCGAAAGCAACTCTGA
- a CDS encoding AMP-binding protein: MTPQEAFDDMVAQGDMVLDKLDECAARVPDKVYLHYGEDHIRMTFAEVKAESDRIAAGLMALGLPAGQPVSVLTRNSLVSTLAMYAIWRAGGVFAPVNFNFRGPLLSYQLNDTAPFALITDTSFSAVLSEVADDLKLERLIVHTPTAGDHDFSADEPAPFGAQFRVEDFAALRTHRGPVPNVPRGPFDVANIVYTSGTTGPSKGVLQPFRWMNHYSYPSRAATTADDVLYCDLPLYHVGGAFAIVTRAVWQGNTVGLWDRFSPTRFWDRIEECGASSCILLDVMIPWLMKAEPRASDRANTLNKVHMQPLPASHNAVARRFGLDFVTCGFGQTESGSGFACTIDELGDEMGTPAELWKGPSKAEYRASCEASGRLVVDGNQTLPKGFMGRANPVLEVAILDEDDNRVPPGTIGQLAFRPRFPGLLLLEYFRKPEVTVKVHRNCWFHTGDACKQLAEAPDTYAFVDRMGGFFRVRGENVSSFEVEALVALHPGVRAVAAVPMPAQVGDEDDIAVFIEVMAGATLDEAALRTHTAAAMPRFMQPLYIRFVDALPVTATNKIEKYKLKRQLLQELGLP; this comes from the coding sequence ATGACACCGCAAGAAGCATTCGACGACATGGTCGCCCAGGGCGACATGGTGCTCGACAAGCTCGACGAGTGCGCCGCGCGCGTGCCCGACAAGGTCTACCTGCACTACGGCGAAGACCACATCCGCATGACCTTCGCCGAGGTCAAGGCCGAGAGCGATCGCATCGCCGCCGGGCTCATGGCACTCGGCCTGCCGGCGGGCCAGCCGGTGAGCGTGCTCACGCGCAACTCGCTGGTCAGCACGCTCGCGATGTACGCGATCTGGCGCGCCGGCGGCGTGTTCGCGCCGGTGAACTTCAACTTTCGCGGGCCGCTGCTGTCCTACCAGCTGAACGACACCGCGCCCTTCGCGCTGATCACCGACACCTCGTTTTCCGCGGTGCTGTCCGAAGTGGCCGACGACCTGAAGCTCGAACGACTCATCGTCCACACGCCGACCGCGGGCGACCACGACTTCAGCGCCGACGAACCCGCGCCCTTCGGTGCACAGTTCCGCGTCGAGGATTTCGCCGCGCTGCGCACGCACCGCGGCCCGGTACCGAACGTGCCGCGCGGCCCGTTCGACGTGGCGAACATCGTCTACACCTCGGGCACCACCGGCCCGTCGAAGGGCGTGCTGCAACCGTTCCGGTGGATGAACCACTACTCGTACCCGTCGCGGGCCGCGACCACGGCCGACGACGTGCTCTATTGCGACCTGCCGCTCTACCACGTGGGCGGCGCGTTCGCGATCGTCACGCGGGCGGTGTGGCAGGGCAACACGGTCGGCTTGTGGGACCGCTTCAGCCCGACGCGCTTCTGGGACCGCATCGAAGAGTGCGGCGCGAGCAGCTGCATCCTGCTCGACGTGATGATCCCGTGGCTCATGAAGGCCGAGCCGCGCGCCAGCGACCGTGCCAACACGCTCAACAAGGTGCACATGCAGCCGCTGCCGGCCAGCCACAACGCGGTGGCGCGGCGCTTCGGCCTGGACTTCGTGACCTGCGGCTTCGGCCAGACCGAATCGGGCTCGGGCTTCGCCTGCACCATCGACGAACTGGGCGATGAGATGGGCACGCCGGCCGAGCTCTGGAAGGGCCCGTCGAAGGCCGAGTACCGCGCAAGCTGCGAAGCCTCGGGGCGCCTCGTGGTCGACGGCAACCAGACCTTGCCGAAGGGCTTCATGGGCCGCGCCAACCCGGTGCTCGAAGTCGCGATCCTCGACGAGGACGACAACCGCGTGCCGCCCGGCACCATCGGCCAGCTGGCGTTCCGCCCGCGCTTTCCGGGCCTGTTGCTGCTGGAATATTTCAGGAAACCCGAGGTCACGGTGAAGGTGCATCGCAACTGCTGGTTCCACACCGGCGATGCCTGCAAGCAACTGGCGGAAGCGCCCGACACCTACGCCTTCGTCGACCGCATGGGCGGCTTCTTTCGCGTGCGCGGCGAGAACGTGTCGTCGTTCGAGGTGGAAGCGCTCGTTGCGCTGCACCCGGGCGTGCGCGCGGTGGCCGCCGTGCCGATGCCCGCGCAGGTCGGCGACGAAGACGACATCGCCGTCTTCATCGAGGTGATGGCCGGCGCCACGCTCGACGAAGCGGCGTTGCGCACGCACACCGCCGCCGCGATGCCGCGCTTCATGCAGCCGCTGTACATCCGCTTCGTCGACGCCCTGCCCGTCACCGCCACCAACAAGATCGAGAAATACAAGCTCAAGCGGCAACTGCTGCAGGAGCTGGGACTGCCATGA